One window from the genome of Eucalyptus grandis isolate ANBG69807.140 chromosome 7, ASM1654582v1, whole genome shotgun sequence encodes:
- the LOC104455948 gene encoding uncharacterized protein LOC104455948 codes for MESKAYRVEDESRDRANEEKEKKKVGGSGGGSEGEKKEEEMPLMALNHVSRLCRSVKDSIEFYTKVLGFVEIERPQALDFEGAWLFNYGIGIHLVQSHDEDRLPSESHPLDPMDNHISFQCENMGAVEQKLRDMSIEYKKRTVDDEESGASIDQLFFTDPDGFMVEICNCENLKLVPAGSMGKIKLPFDRHNPPVELNKEER; via the exons ATGGAAAGCAAAGCGTACCGAGTCGAGGACGAGTCCCGTGATCGAGCGAacgaggagaaggagaagaagaaagtgggcggcagcggcggcggcagcgaaggagagaagaaggaggaggagatgccgTTGATGGCGCTGAACCACGTGTCGAGGCTGTGCCGGTCGGTGAAGGATTCCATAGAGTTCTACACGAAGGTGCTGGGGTTCGTGGAGATCGAGCGGCCCCAGGCCCTCGACTTCGAAGGCGCGTGGCTCTTCAACTACGGCATCGGCATCCACCTGGTCCAGTCCCACGACGAGGACCGCCTCCCCTCGGAATCTCACCCTTTGGACCCCATGGACAATCACATCTCCTTTCAG TGCGAGAACATGGGTGCGGTGGAGCAAAAGTTGCGCGACATGAGCATAGAGTACAAGAAGAGGACGGTGGACGACGAGGAGAGCGGGGCGTCCATCGACCAGCTCTTCTTCACCGACCCGGACGGCTTCATGGTTGAGATCTGCAACTGCGAGAACCTCAAGCTCGTTCCCGCCGGCTCTATGGGCAAGATCAAACTCCCCTTCGACCGGCACAACCCGCCGGTTGAGTTAAACAAGGAGGAGCGCTGA
- the LOC104454585 gene encoding EEF1A lysine methyltransferase 4, giving the protein MYRDVSSCNTYNYGDATYWDARYVQEAEMGHFDWYQRYSGLRPFIRMYIPSCSSRVLVVGCGNALMSEDMVKDGYEDITNIDISSVAIEMMRRKYESIPQLKYMQMDVRDMSFFSDESFDCVIDKGTLDSLMCGTDAPTSAARMLGEVSRLLKAGGIYMLITYGDPNVRMLHLDQPVYNWRIILYIIPRPGFQKLANNSSTSRSYLEPVPLTEKGLLPPDFVVEDPDSHFIYVCKKMDETELSSITTYPLDVDHL; this is encoded by the exons atgTACAGGGACGTGTCGAGCTGCAACACGTACAACTATGGCGACGCCACTTACTGGGACGCGCGCTACGTGCAGGAGGCGGAGATGGGCCACTTCGACTGGTACCAGCGTTACTCTGGCCTTCGCCCTTTCATTCGCATGTACATCCCCAGCTGCTCCTCTCGCGTCCTCGTGGTCGGATGCGGCAACGCCC TAATGTCCGAAGACATGGTAAAGGATGGGTATGAAGAcataacaaacattgacatttCCTCAGTGGCTATTGAAATGATGAGAAGAAAATACGAATCTATCCCTCAGCTTAAAT ATATGCAAATGGATGTTAGGGACATGAGCTTCTTCTCGGATGAGTCATTTGACTGTGTCATTGATAAAG GAACTCTGGATTCCTTGATG TGTGGCACTGATGCTCCGACAAGTGCTGCTCGAATGCTAGGAGAGGTGAGCAG ACTTCTTAAAGCTGGAGGAATCTACATGCTG ATTACATATGGGGATCCAAATGTGAGGATGCTACATTTGGACCAACCAGTATACAACTGGCGAATCATTCTGTACATCATAC CCAGACCAGGATTCCAGAAGCTAGCAAACAATAGTTCAACATCAAGGTCATATCTGGAACCCGTGCCTCTTACTGAGAAGGGTTTGCTTCCACCTGATTTTGTGGTGGAAGATCCAGATTCTCACTTCATATACGTGTGCAAAAAGATGGACGAGACAGAGCTGAGTAGCATAACAACCTACCCTTTGGATGTTGATCACTTATAG
- the LOC104454587 gene encoding agamous-like MADS-box protein AGL15, producing the protein MGRGKIEIKRIENANSRQVTFSKRRSGLLKKAQELSILCDAEVAVIIFSNTGKLYEFSSSGMKQILSRYNRCQDSPESTVVEYKPESMKEDDKVVDTLKDEIAELQMRQLRLLGKDLNGLSIKELQHLEQQLSGALSSVKEKKEQWLLEQLERSRLQEQRAMLENETLRRQVEELRGFLPSTHQLEYNPEKRRKALNNSGSGSPDKTCNRTAENGDSDTTLYLGLPFDVYHKRSMSDKENYNSKGNQKGLP; encoded by the exons atggggaGAGGGAAGATTGAGATAAAGAGGATTGAGAATGCAAATAGCAGGCAAGTTACATTCTCGAAAAGGCGTTCTGGGTTGCTCAAGAAGGCGCAGGAGCTCTCTATCCTCTGTGATGCTGAGGTTGCTGTCATAATCTTCTCGAATACTGGCAAGCTTTACGAGTTCTCCAGTTCTGG AATGAAACAGATACTATCAAGATACAACAGGTGTCAAGATTCTCCAGAGTCCACTGTTGTAGAGTACAAGCCAGAGTCTATG aaagaagatgataagGTGGTAGACACCCTAAAAGATGAAATCGCAGAGCTGCAGATGAGACAACt AAGGCTACTGGGCAAGGACTTGAATGGCCTGAGCATAAAGGAATTGCAGCACCTGGAACAGCAATTGAGTGGGGCCTTATCATCTGTCAAGGAGAAGAAG GAGCAATGGCTTCTGGAGCAGCTGGAGCGTTCAAGATTACAG GAGCAGAGGGCTATGCTGGAGAATGAAACTCTGCGCAGACAG GTCGAAGAGCTTAGAGGTTTTCTTCCATCTACCCATCAACTTGAATATAATCcagaaaaaaggaggaaagcCCTCAACAACTCTGGCTCTGGCAGTCCTGATAAGACCTGCAATCGCACAGCTGAAAACGGAGATTCTGACACAACATTGTATCTAGG GCTGCCATTTGATGTGTACCACAAACGGAGCATGTCTGACAAAGAGAACTACAACAGCAAAGGGAATCAAAAGGGCCTGCCGTGA
- the LOC120296248 gene encoding protein BPS1, chloroplastic-like, with amino-acid sequence MEDHFFHHQPDHLQTQLFSSLESFESDVSSRFKSLFLNPRPASEPISFSWIRRCFELLPHMNRAFSQLVVGLDHPMSKWEAGTAGAYLSYSLNVLEHMNLISSSISHLGQARVCLTHALSLADASPSHALQRLKALQPEEAFTKDLKVEETKEDGDQERACSGKDLLVRKALIVMKGIESWVCGVLISAFTGDVKPYIEMRTGATKVLSSSLVSLEAGFYEELLEKGSVLKEVREINGSVACVVAALEDGKTSNEVGELKMILEGLEKMLDGLREEVDALFGEVLASRNQMIDCSRPGTH; translated from the coding sequence ATGGAAGATCACTTTTTCCACCACCAGCCCGACCACCTTCAGACCCAACTCTTTTCCTCCTTAGAATCGTTCGAGTCCGATGTTTCGAGCCGCTTCAAGAGCCTGTTCTTGAATCCAAGACCCGCGTCGGAGcccatctccttctcttggatTCGCCGATGCTTTGAGCTCTTGCCTCACATGAACAGGGCATTTTCGCAGCTGGTGGTGGGATTGGACCACCCCATGAGCAAGTGGGAAGCTGGCACTGCGGGGGCTTATCTGAGTTACAGCTTGAATGTGCTGGAGCACATGAATCTGATCAGCTCAAGTATTTCTCATCTGGGCCAAGCCAGGGTCTGTCTCACCCATGCTTTGAGCTTGGCTGATGCTTCACCGTCTCATGCCCTGCAGCGTTTGAAGGCCCTTCAGCCAGAAGAAGCTTTTACCAAGGATCTCAAAgtggaagaaacaaaagaagatggtGACCAAGAAAGGGCTTGTTCTGGGAAGGACCTGTTAGTTCGGAAAGCTTTGATTGTTATGAAGGGTATTGAATCTTGGGTTTGTGGGGTTTTGATTTCTGCTTTCACTGGAGATGTAAAACCATACATCGAAATGAGAACAGGGGCCACCAAGGTTCTCAGCTCTTCCTTGGTCAGTCTGGAAGCAGGATTTTACGAAGAATTGCTGGAGAAAGGTAGTGTCTTGAAAGAGGTTCGGGAGATTAATGGTTCGGTGGCTTGCGTTGTTGCTGCATTGGAAGATGGGAAAACCAGTAATGAAGTTGGGGAATTGAAGATGATATTGGAAGGATTAGAGAAGATGTTGGATGGATTAAGGGAGGAGGTGGATGCTCTCTTCGGTGAGGTCTTGGCAAGCAGAAATCAAATGATCGATTGCTCAAGACCAGGAACGCATTAG
- the LOC104454586 gene encoding serine carboxypeptidase-like 40, translating into MERNSKIHSSLLLFCLCILSALVQIQGRKQGDVLDSLYKAKSEKSRIDTSLFQATDHHGILNSRIYSQEGLREKDRIKRLPGQPSVKFDHYGGYVTVNESAGRAFYYYFAEGVRNKESMPLLLWLNGGPGCSSLGYGAMQELGPFRVHSDGKTLYKNKFAWNNAANVLFLESPAGVGFSYSNTTADYSSSGDSETAADNYVFLLNWLERFPEYKDRDFYISGESYAGHYVPQLAHNILSNNKRANKTLINLKGIIIGNAVINDETDQRGMYEYFATHALISDETGFAIQKYCDFSPNATSQVSQCLSAAQDASDDVSALDIYNIYAPLCFSSNLTSHPKKTNIMDLDPCGDIYVQAYMNREDVQEELHANVTKLDHDWEGCSNVIQAWVDSPSTVLPLLREFMSSGLRVWVISGDTDGRVPVTSTRRSLSKMKLPTKSPWRPWFLGGEVGGYVQVYKGDLTFATVRGAGHQVPSYQPKRALSLISHFLAGSPLPWQ; encoded by the exons ATGGAGAGAAACTCTAAAATCcactcttctcttcttcttttctgtttatGTATCTTGTCAGCCCTAGTTCAAATCCAGGGAAGGAAGCAAGGAGATGTTCTTGATTCTCTGTACAAAGCGAAGTCGGAGAAATCAAGGATCGACACGAGCCTTTTTCAGGCAACCGATCACCATGGAATTCTCAACTCAAGAATTTATAGTCAAGAAGGGCTGAGGGAGAAAGATAGGATCAAAAGGTTGCCTGGACAACCGTCGGTCAAATTTGATCACTACGGCGGATATGTCACCGTAAATGAATCGGCCGGTCGagcattttattattattttgctgaaGGGGTGAGAAATAAGGAGTCGATGCCGCTTCTTCTATGGCTTAACGGAG GTCCCGGTTGCTCCTCCCTCGGCTATGGAGCAATGCAGGAACTCGGACCATTCCGAGTCCACAGCGACGGGAAGActctttacaaaaataaatttgcatgGAATAATg CTGCGAACGTGTTGTTCCTAGAGTCTCCGGCTGGCGTCGGTTTTTCTTACTCTAACACGACGGCGGACTATAGCTCGAGCGGAGACAGCGAAACAGCCGCGGACAATTATGTATTCTTGCTAAATTGGCTGGAGAGGTTTCCCGAGTATAAGGACCGGGATTTTTACATTTCAGGCGAGAGCTACGCGGGTCATTACGTGCCTCAGCTCGCTCACAACATCCTATCCAACAACAAGAGGGCGAACAAGACCCTTATCAACCTCAAAGGGATTATA ATTGGAAATGCAGTAATCAACGACGAGACGGACCAGCGTGGGATGTACGAGTACTTTGCTACGCATGCATTGATATCGGATGAAACAGGGTTTGCGATTCAAAAATATTGTGACTTCTCACCAAATGCCACCAGTCAAGTAAGCCAGTGCCTTTCGGCCGCGCAGGATGCGAGTGACGACGTTTCTGCCTTGGACATTTACAATATCTACGCCCCTTTGTGCTTCTCTTCCAACCTTACATCTCATCCCAAGAAGACCAAC ATCATGGACTTAGACCCGTGTGGCGATATCTACGTGCAAGCGTACATGAATAGAGAAGATGTGCAAGAGGAGCTTCATGCTAACGTGACGAAGCTCGATCACGACTGGGAAGGGTGCAGCAATGTAATCCAGGCCTGGGTAGATAGCCCTTCCACCGTCCTCCCTCTCCTCCGGGAATTCATGTCCAGTGGACTCCGTGTTTGGGTGATCAg TGGCGATACGGATGGAAGAGTGCCGGTGACTTCGACCAGGAGATCCCTTAGCAAGATGAAACTCCCGACGAAGAGTCCATGGCGTCCTTGGTTCCTTGGGGGCGAG GTCGGAGGGTACGTGCAAGTGTACAAGGGAGACTTGACGTTTGCGACCGTGCGAGGAGCGGGGCATCAGGTGCCAAGCTATCAGCCCAagagagctctctctctcatctcccaCTTCCTTGCCGGCTCTCCACTCCCGTGGCAATAG